The following coding sequences are from one Musa acuminata AAA Group cultivar baxijiao chromosome BXJ2-4, Cavendish_Baxijiao_AAA, whole genome shotgun sequence window:
- the LOC135609004 gene encoding IQ domain-containing protein IQM1-like gives MGLTCPGAGYDSINDSLQSLLVQSVSLDNNVRSTLRSISFNGRDSEPAKLKAFGSGKFLIKESLSFNGREMDPFNSDTKISIESPTFAPDKSTKSDVPKTLRFSPLGKRPSESILIKPDSPKHEAAVKLQKVYKSFRTRRQLADCAVLVDQRWWKLIDYALLKRSSVSFFDIEKPESAISRWSRARTRAAKVGKGLSKDEKAQKLALQHWLEAIDPRHRYGHNLQFYYDCWLQCESMEPFFYWLDVGEGKEVSLEQKCSRSKLQQQCIKYLGPKEREAYEVEIEDGKFVYRQSRQLLDTSNCPKGAKWIFVLSTSKKLYVGQKKKGTFQHSSFLAGGATSAAGRLVVENGALKAVWPHSGHYRPTQENFQEFMSFLQENNVDLTDVKKSPTEEDDELYNRLRHNRSELNLAERNASVKPEIGVDLSNASSGKTSSNTEADTSSSEAFEGTNISCSLANPKLGGKENSEKSLDMQLHCSLHNFCKQIVVKDNEESEDEDDEDRGSIRQPKRVRLDGKNEVSKDSSNSDKHYILRKKNLFLEEQEEDEETIVPSELILRRLNSMNGIKSYQLGKQLSFKWTTGAGPRIGCVRDYPLELQFRALEQVNLSPKSPTMCRFSSPRITKCQSPKSEEASL, from the exons ATGGGGTTAACATGCCCTGGAGCTGGCTATGATTCTATAAATGATAGCTTGCAATCTCTCCTTGTGCAATCTGTCAGTTTAGATAACAATGTGAGATCGACTCTGCGGTCCATCAGCTTCAATGGCCGAGACTCTGAGCCTGCTAAACTCAAGGCTTTTGGCTCAGGCAAGTTTCTAATTAAAGAATCTCTGAGCTTTAATGGAAGGGAAATGGATCCTTTCAACTCGGACACCAAAATCTCAATAGAGAGTCCGACCTTTGCACCGGATAAATCCACAAAGTCTGATGTTCCCAAAACCTTGAGGTTTAGTCCTTTGGGGAAGAGGCCCTCAGAGTCAATTTTGATCAAACCTGACAGCCCAAAGCATGAAGCCGCGGTGAAGTTACAGAAGGTCTACAAAAGCTTTCGGACAAGAAGACAGCTCGCGGATTGTGCCGTCCTTGTAGACCAGCGCTG GTGGAAGTTGATAGATTATGCACTGCTCAAGCGTAGCTCTGTGTCTTTTTTTGACATTGAGAAACCAGAATCAGCAATCTCACGGTGGTCCAGGGCGAGAACCAGGGCCGCAAAG GTTGGAAAGGGTTTATCAAAGGATGAGAAAGCTCAGAAACTTGCTTTGCAGCACTGGCTAGAGGCA ATTGATCCTCGGCATCGTTATGGTCACAACCTGCAATTCTACTATGATTGTTGGCTTCAATGCGAAAGCATGGAACCCTTCTTCTACTG GCTTGATGTCGGAGAAGGTAAGGAGGTCAGCCTTGAACAGAAGTGCTCTCGATCAAAACTTCAACAACAATGTATCAAGTATCTTGGCCCA AAAGAAAGGGAAGCCTATGAAGTTGAAATCGAAGATGGAAAATTCGTGTACAGGCAGAGCAGGCAACTCCTAGACACATCTAATTGTCCAAAAGGTGCCAAGTGGATTTTTGTCTTAAGCACATCAAAGAAATTATATGTCGGTCAG AAGAAAAAAGGCACATTTCAGCACTCTAGTTTTCTTGCTGGAGGGGCTACTTCTGCTGCTGGTCGATTGGTTGTAGAAAACGGAGCGCTGAAG GCTGTGTGGCCTCATAGCGGGCATTATCGCCCAACACAAGAGAACTTCCAGGAATTCATGAGCTTTCTTCAGGAAAACAATGTAGATCTTACCGATGTTAAG AAAAGTCCAACTGAAGAGGATGATGAACTCTACAATAGATTGAGACACAACCGCTCTGAACTAAACTTGGCCGAAAGAAATGCCTCTGTCAAGCCTGAAATTGGAGTAGATTTATCCAATGCTTCCAGTGGGAAAACAAGCAGCAACACAGAAGCAGACACCTCATCATCTGAGGCATTTGAGGGAACGAACATTAGTTGTTCTCTAGCCAATCCAAAATTAGGGGGTAAAGAAAATTCAGAGAAATCACTTGACATGCAGCTACACTGCAGTCTCCACAATTTCTGCAAGCAGATAGTTGTTAAAGACAATGAAGAGAGTGAAGATGAGGATGATGAGGATAGAGGCAGTATCAGACAACCTAAAAGGGTTAGGTTAGATGGGAAAAATGAAGTATCCAAGGATTCATCAAATTCCGATAAACACTACATTTTGCGAAAAAAGAACCTCTTTCTTGAGGAACAAGAAGAGGATGAAGAAACCATTGTACCATCAGAACTGATACTCCGAAGGTTAAATTCAATGAATGGCATCAAATCATATCAGTTGGGGAAGCAGCTCTCTTTCAAGTGGACAACAGGTGCAGGGCCTCGAATCGGGTGTGTGCGGGACTATCCCTTGGAGCTTCAGTTCCGTGCTCTAGAACAAGTCAATTTATCACCAAAAAGTCCTACAATGTGTAGATTTTCCTCGCCACGAATCACAAAATGCCAGAGTCCAAAGTCGGAGGAAGCATCTCTGTAG